AAGGCGCTGGCGATGCTGGACGCGTCGGAGCGTCCGCTGATCGTCGCGGGCGGCGGCGTCATCAACGCCGACGCGTCGGCGCAGCTGGTCGAGCTGGCCGAGATCACCGGCGTGCCGGTCATCCCGACCCTGATGGGCTGGGGCACGATCCCCGACGACCATCCCCTGATGGCCGGCATGGTGGGATTGCAGACCTCGCACCGCTACGGCAACGCCACGATGCTGAAGTCCGACTTCGTGCTGGGGATCGGCAACCGCTGGGCCAACCGCCACACCGGTTCGGTCGCGACCTACACGAAGGACCGCAAGTTCGTCCATGTGGACATCGAGCCGACCCAGATCGGCCGGGTGTTCGCGCCGGACTTCGGCATCGTGTCCGACGCCGGCGCCGCCCTGGACCTGTTCGTCGAGGTGGCGCGCGAGATGAAGGCCGCGGGCAGGCTGAAGGACCGCTCCGCCTGGGCCGCGGAGTGCCTGACCCGCAAGCGGACCATGCACCGGCGCACCGACTACGACAACGTGCCGATCAAGCCGCAGCGCGTCTATCAGGAGATGAACCAGGCCTTCGGCGAGGACACCTGCTATATCAGCACGATCGGGCTGTCGCAGATCGCCGGCGCCCAGTTCCTCCACGTCTACAAGCCGCGCCACTGGATCAATTGCGGCCAGGCCGGCCCGCTGGGCTGGACCCTGCCGGCGGCGCTCGGCGTCCGGGCGGCCGACCGCAAGCGGCGGATCGTGGCCCTGTCGGGCGACTACGACTTCCAGTTCCTGATCGAGGAGCTGGCGGTCGGCGCCCAGTTCAAGCTGCCCTATATCCACGTGGTCGTGAACAACTCCTACCTGGGGCTGATCCGGCAGGCCCAGCGCGGCTTCCAGATGGATTTCCAGGTCCAGCTCTCGTTCGAGAACGTCAACGCGCCCGAGCTGAACGGCTACGGCGTGGACCATGTGGCGGTCGCCGAAGGCTTCGGCTGCAAGGCGATCCGGGTGACCGACCCGAACGAGATCCAGGCCGCCTTCGCCCAGGCCGACGCCCTGATGGAGGAGTTCCAGGTCCCGGTCGTGGTCGAGATCATCCTGGAGCGGGTGACCAACATCGCGATGGGCACCGAGATCGACAACGTGATGGAGTTCGAGGAGGTCCTCGACCTTCCGGAGGAGCAGCCGACCCGCGTGCTGGTCTGAAGCCATGGGGCGCCGGGGGCAGGCCGCCCCCGGCGCCGGGGCCATCACACATATATGGAGGAGTGCGCGTCATGCCGAAATTCGCGGCGAACCTGACGATGCTGTTCACCGAGCATGATTTCCTCGACCGGTTCGAGAAGGCCGCCAAGGCCGGCTTCCGCGGCGTCGAATATCTCTTCCCCTATCCGTACAAGCCGGACGAGTTGGCGGAGAAGCTTCGCGCCCATGACCTGACCCAGGTCCTGCACAACCTGCCCGCCGGCGACTGGGGCGCCGGGGAGCGCGGCATCGCCTGCCTGCCCGACCGGGTCGGCGAGTTCCAGGACGGCGTCGGCAAGGCGATCGAGTATGCCAAGGCGCTGAACTGCCCGCAGGTCAACTGCCTCGCCGGCATCGCCCCGTCCGGGGCGGACGAGGCCAAGCTGCGCGACACCTTCGTCGGCAACATCAAGTTCGCCGCCGACGCGCTGAAGCGCGAGGGCATCCGCCTGCTGATCGAGCCGATCAACACGATCGACATCCCCGGATTCTACCTGACCCGCACGGGGCAGGCGGTCGAGCTGATCGACCGGACCGGCTCGGACAACATCTTCGTGCAGTACGACATCTACCACATGCAGATCATGGAGGGCGACCTCGCCCGCACGATCGAGAAAAACCTGTCCCGGATCGCGCATGTGCAGCTCGCCGACAATCCCGGCCGCAACGAGCCCGGCACCGGCGAGATCAACTATCCCTTCCTGTACGGCCATCTCGACCGCATCGGCTACGACGGCTGGATCGGCTGCGAGTACAAGCCGCGTGGAAAGACCGAGGACGGACTCGGCTGGTTTACGAACGCCTGAACGGCGCGCATAATCAAACAGACGGAGGAATCGACTATGGATGTGGGCTTCATCGGTCTCGGCATCATGGGCCGCCCCATGGCGGACCACCTTATCAACGCCGGCCACCGGCTGTTCCTGTACGACGTGAAGCCGGTCCCCGACGACCTGACGTCAAAGGGCGGCACCGTCTGCGGGTCCGCGAAGGAGGTCGCGTCCAAGGCCGAGATCGTCATCACCATGGTGCCGGACACGCCCCACGTGGAGGCGGCCCTGTTCGGGCCGGAGGGCGTCGCCAAGGGCCTGTCCGAAGGCAAGATCGTGGTCGACATGAGCTCGATCGCGCCGATCGAGACCAAGCGGTTCGCCGCCGAGATCAACAAGCTGGGCTGCGACTACCTGGACGCCCCGGTGTCGGGCGGCGAGGTCGGCGCCAAGGCCGCGTCGCTGACCATCATGGTCGGCGGGCCGGAGCGGGCCTTCGAGAAGGTCAAGCCCCTGTTCGAGAAGATGGGCAAGAACATCACGCTGGTCGGCGGCAACGGCGACGGCCAGACCACCAAGGTCGCCAACCAGATCATCGTGGCGCTGAACATCCAGGCGGTCGCCGAGGCGCTGCTGTTCGCGGCCCGTGCGGGCGCCGACCCGGCCAAGGTGCGGCAGGCGCTGATGGGCGGCTTCGCCGGCTCCAAAGTGCTGGAAATCCACGGCGAGCGGATGATCAAGCGGACCTTCGACCCGGGCTTCCGCATCGAGCTGCACCAGAAGGACCTGAACCTGGCGCTCCAGGGCGCCCGCGCGCTCAACATCGCCTTGCCGAACACCGCCACCGCCCAGCAGCTGTTCAGCGCCTGCGCTGCCCAGGGCGGCTCGCAGTGGGACCATTCCGGTCTCGTGCGCATCCTGGAAACCATGAGCGGTTTCGAAATCGGCCAGACGCCCCCCGGCTCCGGGGACGACTGACCTTACCGGCGATGAGGACATGACAGACAGCCCGATCTTCCGACGGCACCGACAGACCAAGATCGTCGCGACCGTCGGCCCGGCCAGCTCGGCCCCCGACCAGCTCCGCCGCCTGCTCCTGACCGGCGTGGACGTGTTCCGGCTCAACTTCAGCCATGGCACCCAGGAAAACCATGGCGAGGTGCTGGCCCGCATCCGCGCCCTGGAGGCGGAGTTCGACCGGCCGATCGGCGTCATCGCCGACCTGCAGGGGCCGAAGCTGCGGATCGGCAGCTTCGCCGAGGGTGCCGTGGCGCTGCGGTCGGGCCGGGTGATCCGGTTCGACCTCGACCCGGCGCCGGGCAACGAGGATCGGGTCTGTCTGCCCCATCCGGAGGTGATCGAGGCCATGACCGTCGGCAGCACCCTGCTGCTGGACGACGGCAAGGTCCGCATCCGCGTCATCGAGAAGGGTCCCGACTTCCTGCTCGGCGAGATCGTCGCCGGGACCCGCCTGTCCAACAACAAGGGCTTCAACGTCCCCGACGTGATGCTGCCCCTGTCGCCGCTGACGCCCAAGGACCGCCGCGACATGGAATTCGCGCTGGACCAGGGCGTGGAATGGATCGCCTTGTCCTTCGTCCAGCGGCCGGAGGACGTGGTCGAGGCCCGCGGGCTGATCGGCGACCGCGCCGCGATCATGCTGAAGATCGAGAAGCCGGCCGCGATCCAGCACCTGGACGAACTGATCGAGCTGGCCGACGCCCTGATGGTCGCCCGCGGCGACCTGGGCGTCGAGATGCCGGCGGAGGACGTGCCCAGCCTGCAGAAGAACATGATCCAGAAGGCGCGCGACGCCGGCCGGCCGGTGATCGTCGCGACCCAGATGCTGGAATCCATGATCGGCTCGCCCTCGCCGACCCGGGCGGAGGTGTCCGACGTGGCGACCGCCGTCTATGACGGCACCGACGCGGTGATGCTCTCGGCCGAGACCGCCGCCGGCGCCTATCCGGTGGAGGCGGTCGCGATCATGGACCGCATCGTGGCGCGGGTGGAGAGCGACGCGCTGTACCGCAGCATCATGGACAGCCAGCATCCCGGGCTGGGCCGGACGACAGCCGACGCGATCACCCATTCCGCCAACCAGGCGGCCCGGGCGGTCAGCGCCAAGGCGATCGTGACCTATACCGAGTCCGGCAGCACGACCCTGCGGGCGGCGCGCGAGCGGCCCCCGATGCCGATCCTGGCGATCTCCATCCACGACACCACGGCCCGCCGCCTGGCGCTGTCCTACGGCGTCCATACCGTCCACGTGACGAAGGGCATCAGTTCCTTCGGCGAGATGGTCCCCGAGGCGATGCGGATCGCGCAGGATTACGGCATCGCCGGGATCGGCGACCGGCTGGCGATCACCGCCGGCGTTCCCTTCGGCCGCACCGGCTCGACCAACACGCTCCGCATCGTCTACCTGGAGCCGGAGCCCCAATAATGATGCCCGAGGTCCTGACGCAATCGCCCGGGGCGGCTTCGGCCCCCCTGCGCCGGGTCTTCGCCTTCGGCGGCGGCATGGCGGACGACGTGCCCGGCGGCGCGGCCCTCGACCTGCTCGGCGGCAAGGGAGCCGGCCTCGCCGAGATGAGCCGGCTCGGCCTTCCGGTGCCGCCCGGCTTCACCGTCTGCACCGAGGTCGGCCGGCACCTGCTCCGCACCGGCCGCCATCCCGACGGGGTGCGCGACGAGGTCGCCGAAGCCCTGCGCCGGCTGGAGGCCCGGACCGGCCAGCGCTTCGGCGATGCTTCCGACCCGCTGCTGGTGGCGGTCCGGTCGGGCGCCGCCGTGTCCATGCCGGGAATGATGGACACCGTCCTGAACCTGGGCCTGAACGACGCGACGGTGGAGGCCCTGGCGCGGCGCAGCGGCGACCCGCGCTTCGCGTTCGACACCTATCGCCGCTTCATCCAGATGTTCGGCGCGGTCGTCCTGGGGCTGGACCACGGCCTCTTCGAGGACATCCTGGAGCAGGCCAAGCTGCGCCACCGCTGCCGGCTGGACTGCGAGCTCGATGCCGATGCCTGCCGGGCGCTGGTCCGCTCCTACCTGGCGATGGTCGAGCGGGAGCTGGGGCAGCCCTTCCCGCAGGACCCGGTCCGGCAGCTCTGGCAGGCGATCGGCGCGGTGTTCCGGTCGTGGGACAACCGCCGCGCCGTCCTGTTCCGGCGGCTGAACGGCGTGACGGATGACGACGGGACGGGCGGCACGGCGGTGACCGTCCAGGCCATGGTGTTCGGCAACCGGGGTGCCGACAGCGGCACCGGCGTCGCCTTCACCCGCGACCCCTCGACGGGGGACGCCGTGCTGTTCGGCGAGTTCCTGCCCGACGCGCAGGGCGAGGACCTGGTCTCCGGCATCCGGACTCCGCAACCGCTGGACCGGATGGCCGAGGAGATGCCCGACGCCTTCGCCCAGCTGGAGACCGCGGCGAAGCGGCTGGAGACCCACTGCCGCGACATGCAGGACATCGAGTTCACGGTCCAGCAGGGCAGGCTTTTCCTGCTCCAGACCCGGCCGGGCAAGCGCACGATGGAAGCCGCGGTC
This is a stretch of genomic DNA from Skermanella sp. TT6. It encodes these proteins:
- the otnI gene encoding 2-oxo-tetronate isomerase, which encodes MPKFAANLTMLFTEHDFLDRFEKAAKAGFRGVEYLFPYPYKPDELAEKLRAHDLTQVLHNLPAGDWGAGERGIACLPDRVGEFQDGVGKAIEYAKALNCPQVNCLAGIAPSGADEAKLRDTFVGNIKFAADALKREGIRLLIEPINTIDIPGFYLTRTGQAVELIDRTGSDNIFVQYDIYHMQIMEGDLARTIEKNLSRIAHVQLADNPGRNEPGTGEINYPFLYGHLDRIGYDGWIGCEYKPRGKTEDGLGWFTNA
- the gcl gene encoding glyoxylate carboligase — translated: MPRMTAIEAAVHVLEKEGVTICFGVPGAAINPFYSALRHNGRIDHILARHVEGASHMAEGYTRAEAGNIGICVGTSGPAGTDMITGLYSAQADSIPILCITGQAPRARLHKEDFQAIDIASIAKPVTKWATTVLEPAQVPYVFQQAFHTMRSGRPGPVLIDLPLDVQLAEIEFDIDTYEPLKPYKPAATRQQIEKALAMLDASERPLIVAGGGVINADASAQLVELAEITGVPVIPTLMGWGTIPDDHPLMAGMVGLQTSHRYGNATMLKSDFVLGIGNRWANRHTGSVATYTKDRKFVHVDIEPTQIGRVFAPDFGIVSDAGAALDLFVEVAREMKAAGRLKDRSAWAAECLTRKRTMHRRTDYDNVPIKPQRVYQEMNQAFGEDTCYISTIGLSQIAGAQFLHVYKPRHWINCGQAGPLGWTLPAALGVRAADRKRRIVALSGDYDFQFLIEELAVGAQFKLPYIHVVVNNSYLGLIRQAQRGFQMDFQVQLSFENVNAPELNGYGVDHVAVAEGFGCKAIRVTDPNEIQAAFAQADALMEEFQVPVVVEIILERVTNIAMGTEIDNVMEFEEVLDLPEEQPTRVLV
- the pyk gene encoding pyruvate kinase — protein: MTDSPIFRRHRQTKIVATVGPASSAPDQLRRLLLTGVDVFRLNFSHGTQENHGEVLARIRALEAEFDRPIGVIADLQGPKLRIGSFAEGAVALRSGRVIRFDLDPAPGNEDRVCLPHPEVIEAMTVGSTLLLDDGKVRIRVIEKGPDFLLGEIVAGTRLSNNKGFNVPDVMLPLSPLTPKDRRDMEFALDQGVEWIALSFVQRPEDVVEARGLIGDRAAIMLKIEKPAAIQHLDELIELADALMVARGDLGVEMPAEDVPSLQKNMIQKARDAGRPVIVATQMLESMIGSPSPTRAEVSDVATAVYDGTDAVMLSAETAAGAYPVEAVAIMDRIVARVESDALYRSIMDSQHPGLGRTTADAITHSANQAARAVSAKAIVTYTESGSTTLRAARERPPMPILAISIHDTTARRLALSYGVHTVHVTKGISSFGEMVPEAMRIAQDYGIAGIGDRLAITAGVPFGRTGSTNTLRIVYLEPEPQ
- a CDS encoding 2-hydroxy-3-oxopropionate reductase → MDVGFIGLGIMGRPMADHLINAGHRLFLYDVKPVPDDLTSKGGTVCGSAKEVASKAEIVITMVPDTPHVEAALFGPEGVAKGLSEGKIVVDMSSIAPIETKRFAAEINKLGCDYLDAPVSGGEVGAKAASLTIMVGGPERAFEKVKPLFEKMGKNITLVGGNGDGQTTKVANQIIVALNIQAVAEALLFAARAGADPAKVRQALMGGFAGSKVLEIHGERMIKRTFDPGFRIELHQKDLNLALQGARALNIALPNTATAQQLFSACAAQGGSQWDHSGLVRILETMSGFEIGQTPPGSGDD
- a CDS encoding pyruvate, phosphate dikinase; translation: MMPEVLTQSPGAASAPLRRVFAFGGGMADDVPGGAALDLLGGKGAGLAEMSRLGLPVPPGFTVCTEVGRHLLRTGRHPDGVRDEVAEALRRLEARTGQRFGDASDPLLVAVRSGAAVSMPGMMDTVLNLGLNDATVEALARRSGDPRFAFDTYRRFIQMFGAVVLGLDHGLFEDILEQAKLRHRCRLDCELDADACRALVRSYLAMVERELGQPFPQDPVRQLWQAIGAVFRSWDNRRAVLFRRLNGVTDDDGTGGTAVTVQAMVFGNRGADSGTGVAFTRDPSTGDAVLFGEFLPDAQGEDLVSGIRTPQPLDRMAEEMPDAFAQLETAAKRLETHCRDMQDIEFTVQQGRLFLLQTRPGKRTMEAAVRIAVHMAEAGLITAAEAVGRIDADALRRLLHPVLDPSAPRKVLGRGLPAAPGAVTGRIAFSAAEAVERAARGDSVILCRAETDPEDIHGIHAAGGVLTARGGMTSHAAVVARGMGRTCVVAVSGLVIDRAGGSATLGGETIRSGDVVTLDGSGGEVLLGAVPTVTPALSDEVATLIGWADELRWLGGGTDTPLP